One region of Streptomyces marispadix genomic DNA includes:
- a CDS encoding family 43 glycosylhydrolase encodes MTATTAGSRIRTAVAGSALLAVLAAAPGAYGTFASADSRNPASESPASGKTYVNPVSRGFADTFADPAVVRGKDGYWYAFGTTDPLRSGGKPHSLPVARSRDLVEWKYVTDALGKDNAPGWAAEDAAYWAPDITYHDGRYWLYFVVTQTDATDEKDDSAIGVATASSPAGPWKTHGEPVVPPRRGDNGFKWTFDPAHVTDTDGRRYLYYGSYNGGIEVTALSPDGTRRAGRPTLVATDNRFEGAYVIRRGGWWYLFASSGDCCAGPTTGYSVFAGRSRSVRGPFTDRDGVPLTASRTGGSITLTPNGNRWVGTGHNAVVTDLAGQDWMLYHAIDRSNPYLDKPYGINRRPMLIDRLDWKNGWPVVRGGKGASAGRQPAPVTSPRTKAQKRPAVPAGGDSRPPGDPGSLDPARSDEFDGERPRPGWQWVRHPAGSVRDGQYVWRTQDAELHKKTNTASVMLRQAPRGDFTVETKLSIDLGVETVRNYQQAGLVAYAGDDRYLRLAHTAIWNTRQTEYGKEQPYAGDIAYGSASVGPPARTTWLRLRHTTSHGEHHVQALTSRDGTQWTAGGTWTIPGKHRLRYGLVSLGGDGATAKFDYYRLYRH; translated from the coding sequence GTGACCGCAACCACCGCCGGATCCCGGATCCGCACCGCCGTCGCAGGATCGGCCCTGCTCGCCGTCCTCGCCGCCGCGCCCGGGGCCTACGGCACGTTCGCCTCCGCCGACTCCCGGAACCCGGCTTCTGAGAGCCCGGCTTCGGGGAAGACCTACGTCAACCCCGTCTCCCGCGGCTTCGCCGACACCTTCGCCGACCCCGCCGTCGTCCGCGGAAAAGACGGCTACTGGTACGCGTTCGGCACCACCGACCCCCTGCGCAGCGGCGGGAAACCCCACTCGCTTCCCGTCGCCCGCTCCCGCGACCTGGTGGAGTGGAAGTACGTCACCGACGCGCTCGGCAAGGACAACGCGCCCGGCTGGGCCGCGGAAGACGCCGCCTACTGGGCCCCCGACATCACCTACCACGACGGCCGCTACTGGCTGTACTTCGTGGTCACGCAGACCGACGCCACCGACGAGAAGGACGACAGCGCCATCGGCGTCGCCACCGCCTCCAGCCCCGCCGGACCGTGGAAGACCCACGGCGAACCGGTCGTGCCGCCCCGCCGCGGCGACAACGGCTTCAAATGGACCTTCGACCCCGCCCACGTCACCGACACCGACGGCCGCCGCTACCTCTACTACGGCTCCTACAACGGCGGCATCGAAGTCACCGCGCTCTCCCCCGACGGCACCCGGCGGGCGGGCCGCCCCACCCTGGTCGCCACCGACAACCGCTTCGAAGGCGCGTATGTGATCCGCCGCGGCGGCTGGTGGTACCTCTTCGCCTCCTCCGGCGACTGCTGCGCCGGGCCGACCACGGGTTACTCGGTGTTCGCAGGCCGCTCCCGCTCCGTCCGCGGCCCCTTCACCGACCGCGACGGCGTACCGCTGACCGCGTCGCGCACCGGAGGCTCCATCACGCTGACCCCCAACGGCAACCGGTGGGTGGGAACCGGCCACAACGCGGTCGTCACCGACCTCGCCGGGCAGGACTGGATGCTCTACCACGCCATCGACCGCTCGAACCCGTACCTCGACAAGCCCTACGGCATCAACCGGCGCCCCATGCTCATCGACCGGCTCGACTGGAAGAACGGATGGCCGGTGGTGCGAGGCGGGAAGGGCGCCTCGGCCGGGCGGCAGCCCGCACCGGTGACCTCTCCCCGCACGAAAGCGCAGAAGCGGCCGGCCGTCCCTGCCGGCGGGGACAGCCGGCCGCCCGGCGATCCCGGATCCCTCGACCCCGCCCGCAGCGACGAGTTCGACGGTGAACGGCCCCGCCCCGGATGGCAGTGGGTACGTCACCCGGCGGGAAGCGTGAGGGACGGGCAGTACGTGTGGCGGACCCAGGACGCGGAGCTGCACAAGAAGACCAACACCGCGTCCGTCATGCTGCGTCAGGCGCCGCGGGGCGACTTCACCGTCGAGACGAAACTCAGCATCGACCTCGGCGTGGAGACCGTACGCAACTACCAGCAGGCCGGACTGGTCGCCTACGCCGGCGACGACCGGTACCTGCGCCTCGCGCACACCGCCATCTGGAACACCCGGCAGACCGAATACGGCAAGGAGCAGCCGTATGCCGGAGACATCGCCTACGGCTCGGCCTCGGTCGGCCCTCCCGCACGGACCACATGGCTGCGGCTGCGGCACACCACCTCTCACGGGGAACACCACGTGCAGGCCCTCACCAGCCGCGACGGAACACAGTGGACCGCCGGCGGCACATGGACCATCCCCGGAAAACACCGGCTGCGCTACGGACTCGTATCCCTCGGCGGCGACGGAGCCACGGCGAAATTCGACTACTACCGCCTCTACCGGCACTGA
- a CDS encoding dienelactone hydrolase family protein: MISEQISVAVPGNVDLPGDLDMPPSPRGMVLFVHGSGSSRHSPRNRAVAAELQRHGWGTLLIDLLSEDEEKTDAATGQHRFDIALLSERTATAIEWLSKYPVTHGVPVHLFGASTGAAAALVAAAQAGPVVSVVSRGGRPDLAGDALKQVEVPVLLLVGGRDPQVLELNQEAAQLLPADHQLQVIPGATHLFEEPGALEQVAAAAREWFLNTAEAHAEGHHLP; the protein is encoded by the coding sequence ATGATCTCGGAGCAGATCTCGGTGGCGGTGCCCGGCAACGTCGACCTCCCCGGGGACCTCGACATGCCGCCCTCCCCGCGCGGGATGGTGCTGTTCGTCCACGGAAGCGGCAGCTCCCGGCACAGCCCGCGCAACCGCGCCGTCGCCGCCGAACTACAACGCCACGGATGGGGCACCCTGCTGATCGACCTCCTCAGCGAGGACGAGGAGAAGACCGACGCGGCGACCGGGCAGCACCGCTTCGACATCGCCCTGCTCAGCGAACGGACGGCCACCGCCATCGAGTGGCTGAGCAAATACCCCGTGACCCACGGCGTGCCCGTGCACCTCTTCGGAGCCAGCACCGGCGCAGCAGCCGCCCTCGTCGCCGCAGCCCAGGCCGGACCGGTCGTCTCCGTCGTCTCCCGCGGAGGCCGCCCCGACCTCGCCGGCGACGCCCTCAAACAGGTAGAAGTCCCCGTACTGCTCCTCGTCGGCGGACGCGACCCCCAGGTACTGGAACTGAACCAGGAAGCCGCCCAGCTCCTGCCCGCGGACCACCAGCTCCAGGTCATCCCCGGAGCAACACACCTCTTCGAAGAACCCGGCGCCCTGGAACAGGTCGCCGCCGCAGCACGCGAATGGTTCCTCAACACCGCCGAAGCACACGCCGAAGGCCACCACCTGCCCTGA
- a CDS encoding LacI family DNA-binding transcriptional regulator, with product MPRRITIYDVASQAGVSISTVSLALNTPARVSERTRQRVLKAADALGYTPKTEAVAKARKGVGRIGVLAPYTSYPSVARRLSGVLKAVGDGPLEVVVFDHASAAHSASPLLETLPLTGRLDGLIVMSLPLEDHAARRLTDSRLPAVLVDARRDGFDSVHTDDADGGRLVAEHLLERGYHSFGFLGEEQMSQAYQSPGQRRLAGFRTALASAGHRLEAERVRHTPHGLEQATKAAKELLASPDRPRALFAADDTLAAGALRAAGSLGLAVPGDLALAGFDDSELARALELTTVRQPLEESGHTAADLLIQRITHGPTATRETTLKLELLPRHST from the coding sequence TTGCCGCGCCGGATCACCATCTACGACGTCGCCTCCCAAGCCGGAGTGAGCATCTCCACCGTCTCACTCGCGCTCAACACCCCAGCCCGGGTCAGCGAGCGCACACGGCAGCGCGTGCTGAAGGCCGCGGACGCACTCGGCTACACACCCAAGACGGAGGCCGTCGCCAAGGCCCGCAAGGGAGTCGGGCGGATCGGCGTGCTCGCCCCCTACACCTCCTACCCCTCGGTGGCACGGCGGCTGAGCGGTGTACTGAAAGCGGTGGGCGACGGGCCGCTGGAAGTCGTCGTCTTCGACCACGCCTCAGCGGCACATTCCGCCTCACCCCTGCTGGAGACTCTGCCGCTGACCGGCCGGCTCGACGGACTCATCGTGATGAGCCTGCCGCTGGAGGACCATGCCGCCCGCCGCCTCACCGACTCCCGGCTGCCCGCGGTACTGGTCGACGCGCGGCGGGACGGCTTCGACTCCGTGCACACCGACGACGCCGACGGCGGACGGCTGGTAGCCGAACATCTGCTGGAACGCGGCTACCACAGCTTCGGCTTCCTCGGCGAGGAACAGATGTCGCAGGCGTACCAGTCGCCGGGACAGCGCCGCCTGGCCGGATTCCGTACCGCACTGGCCAGCGCGGGCCACCGACTTGAAGCAGAGCGCGTGCGCCACACCCCCCACGGACTGGAACAGGCCACCAAAGCAGCGAAAGAACTGCTGGCCAGCCCGGACCGGCCGCGGGCACTGTTCGCCGCAGACGACACACTCGCCGCCGGGGCCCTGCGCGCGGCCGGTTCACTGGGACTGGCCGTCCCCGGCGACCTCGCACTGGCCGGATTCGACGACAGCGAACTGGCCCGTGCACTGGAACTCACCACCGTCCGGCAACCCCTGGAAGAATCCGGCCACACCGCAGCCGACCTGCTGATCCAGCGCATCACCCACGGCCCCACGGCCACACGGGAGACCACCCTCAAACTGGAACTCCTCCCCCGGCACTCCACCTGA
- a CDS encoding SDR family NAD(P)-dependent oxidoreductase yields the protein MRSSHVVTGGGRGIGRAVAERLLAEGHFVVVIEADPEAVEWLEHPAHAARASAVTGDAREEAVAEHAADLAESAGVLDGWVNNAAVFRDASPGISPTPAVIELIEAVMVPPSRDAPPPYAGS from the coding sequence GTGCGCAGCAGCCACGTGGTGACAGGAGGAGGCCGCGGCATCGGACGGGCCGTGGCCGAACGGCTGCTCGCCGAAGGCCACTTCGTGGTGGTGATCGAGGCCGACCCGGAGGCGGTGGAGTGGCTGGAGCACCCTGCGCACGCCGCTCGCGCCTCGGCCGTCACCGGCGACGCCCGCGAAGAGGCCGTGGCGGAGCACGCGGCGGACCTCGCCGAATCAGCCGGCGTGCTGGACGGCTGGGTCAACAACGCCGCCGTCTTCCGCGACGCGTCACCCGGCATCTCCCCCACCCCGGCGGTCATCGAACTGATCGAGGCCGTCATGGTCCCGCCGTCACGGGATGCGCCACCGCCCTACGCCGGTTCCTGA
- a CDS encoding SDR family NAD(P)-dependent oxidoreductase, with amino-acid sequence MVNITSHQARRPVPGCAPYATAKAAVEGLTRALAVEYGPRGIRVNAVAPGSIATERYTSLLAAQEPHTAQAVEAGMRALHPLGRTGLPEEVAAAVTHLLSTEAAYITGVTLPVDGGRTILGHDPEPLQTTNT; translated from the coding sequence ATCGTCAACATCACCTCGCACCAAGCCCGTCGGCCCGTACCGGGATGCGCCCCGTACGCCACCGCGAAGGCGGCCGTCGAAGGACTGACACGGGCACTCGCCGTCGAATACGGACCCCGCGGCATCAGGGTCAACGCCGTAGCACCCGGATCGATCGCGACCGAGCGCTACACATCACTCCTCGCCGCCCAGGAACCCCACACAGCGCAGGCCGTAGAAGCCGGGATGCGGGCACTGCACCCACTCGGCAGGACCGGCCTCCCCGAAGAAGTCGCCGCAGCCGTGACGCACCTGCTCTCCACCGAGGCCGCCTACATCACCGGCGTCACCCTGCCCGTCGACGGCGGACGAACCATCCTCGGCCACGACCCCGAACCGCTGCAGACCACCAACACCTGA
- a CDS encoding protein-tyrosine phosphatase family protein: MSGTWDPAGGGVVRLPSGRLLRGRALRRPLPPGPVPAFSVFLLGKEPSHVPWDFCWLRWPDFRLPVSRPQALAVLSEAWSRAGAERVEVACGGGRGRTGTALACLAVLDGVPAAEAVAFVRRHYDPRAVETPWQRRYVLRFTE, from the coding sequence GTGAGCGGTACTTGGGATCCGGCGGGAGGCGGGGTGGTGCGTCTTCCCTCGGGGCGTCTGTTGCGTGGACGGGCGCTGCGCCGTCCGTTGCCGCCGGGGCCTGTCCCGGCGTTTTCGGTGTTCTTGCTGGGCAAGGAGCCGTCTCATGTGCCGTGGGATTTCTGCTGGTTGCGCTGGCCCGATTTCCGGCTGCCCGTGAGCCGTCCTCAGGCGTTGGCGGTGTTGAGTGAGGCGTGGTCGCGGGCCGGGGCGGAGCGGGTGGAGGTCGCGTGCGGTGGGGGCCGGGGTCGTACCGGTACCGCGCTGGCGTGTCTGGCTGTCCTCGACGGTGTCCCGGCGGCCGAGGCCGTGGCCTTTGTGCGGCGCCATTACGATCCCCGTGCGGTGGAGACGCCCTGGCAGCGCCGCTACGTTCTGCGTTTCACGGAGTGA